From Bacteroidia bacterium, the proteins below share one genomic window:
- the coaD gene encoding pantetheine-phosphate adenylyltransferase has translation MKRAVFPGTFDPITNGHVGVIKKSLRLFDEVVVAIGVNVKKSSLFSIEHRRRWIEAVFVDEPRVKVMSFEGLTVNFCKSQGIQFVIRGLRNSTDFEYEQAIAHANAAMAPEIETIFVVAPSNAATISSSIVREIIKSGGDYSHFVPKVVCEQN, from the coding sequence ATGAAACGTGCAGTCTTCCCGGGTACATTTGACCCAATAACCAATGGTCATGTTGGAGTAATTAAGAAGAGCCTCCGACTTTTTGATGAAGTTGTCGTAGCCATTGGTGTTAATGTCAAGAAGTCTTCACTTTTTAGTATTGAACACCGCAGACGTTGGATAGAAGCCGTGTTTGTTGATGAACCGCGTGTAAAGGTGATGAGTTTTGAGGGCTTAACCGTCAATTTTTGCAAATCGCAAGGTATACAATTTGTTATCAGAGGATTAAGAAATTCCACGGACTTTGAATATGAACAAGCTATTGCACACGCCAATGCAGCTATGGCTCCTGAAATTGAAACTATTTTTGTTGTTGCACCGTCAAATGCCGCCACAATCAGTAGCTCTATAGTAAGAGAAATAATAAAATCTGGCGGAGACTACTCACATTTTGTTCCTAAAGTAGTCTGTGAACAAAATTAA
- the kbl gene encoding glycine C-acetyltransferase: MYGKIKEYLSNELNNIKEAGLYKSERIITSAQGAEITLSTGQKVLNFCANNYLGLSSHPRVIEAAKRGLDSHGYGMSSVRFICGTQDIHKELEKKIADFYHTEDTILYAAAFDANGGVFEPLLNELDCIISDELNHASIIDGVRLCKAQRYRYKNNDMADLEEQLKQANAAGARFKLIVTDGVFSMDGYVAQLDKICDLADKYDALVMTDECHSAGFIGKTGRGVPELCGVMERVDIVTGTLGKALGGAMGGYTTGRKEIIEMLRQRSRPYLFSNSLAPSIVHASIEVFDLLSQTTELRDKLEENVKYFKAGIKQAGFDYKDGDAAIVPIMLYDAKLSQDMANALLKEGIYVIGFFYPVVAKGQARIRVQLSAAHTRAHIDQAIAAFTKVGKELGVIK; this comes from the coding sequence ATGTACGGTAAAATTAAAGAATATTTGAGCAACGAGCTCAACAATATTAAAGAAGCAGGGCTTTACAAAAGCGAAAGAATTATTACTTCAGCGCAAGGAGCAGAGATTACACTTTCAACAGGTCAAAAGGTGCTTAATTTTTGTGCAAACAATTATCTTGGTCTTTCCTCCCACCCCCGTGTGATTGAAGCAGCAAAACGTGGGCTTGACTCGCATGGGTATGGTATGTCTTCCGTTCGTTTTATCTGTGGCACACAAGACATACACAAAGAATTAGAAAAGAAAATAGCAGACTTTTATCACACAGAAGACACCATTCTTTATGCAGCTGCATTTGATGCTAATGGAGGGGTTTTTGAACCCTTATTAAATGAACTTGATTGCATCATCTCTGATGAACTTAACCACGCATCAATCATTGACGGAGTGAGACTTTGCAAAGCACAACGTTACCGCTACAAAAATAATGATATGGCTGATTTAGAAGAACAGCTCAAACAAGCAAATGCCGCAGGTGCCAGATTCAAACTCATCGTAACGGATGGTGTATTCAGCATGGATGGCTATGTTGCACAGTTAGATAAGATTTGTGACTTAGCAGACAAGTATGATGCTTTAGTAATGACAGACGAATGTCATAGTGCTGGTTTTATTGGCAAAACCGGACGCGGAGTTCCGGAATTATGTGGAGTAATGGAAAGGGTCGATATTGTAACAGGAACACTTGGCAAAGCCTTAGGTGGCGCAATGGGCGGATATACAACAGGTCGCAAAGAAATTATTGAAATGTTGAGACAACGTTCTCGTCCTTATTTGTTTTCAAATTCACTTGCCCCAAGTATCGTTCATGCAAGTATCGAGGTTTTTGATTTGCTTTCTCAAACAACCGAACTGAGAGACAAATTAGAAGAGAATGTAAAATATTTTAAGGCAGGTATTAAACAAGCAGGCTTTGACTACAAAGATGGAGATGCTGCCATTGTTCCAATTATGTTGTATGATGCTAAATTAAGCCAAGATATGGCAAATGCACTTCTCAAAGAAGGCATCTATGTTATAGGGTTCTTCTATCCAGTGGTTGCAAAAGGTCAAGCCAGAATTCGAGTACAACTTTCAGCGGCACACACAAGAGCGCATATTGATCAAGCAATTGCTGCCTTTACAAAAGTGGGAAAAGAATTAGGGGTTATTAAATAA
- the ftsH gene encoding ATP-dependent zinc metalloprotease FtsH: MELNQNENTNPNDKKSGGLGPKKPAQPKFNAYWIYALLIIGILIMQLMPRDSGVQSSWDDLKKMVEARDVRMVQIVNDRIVKVYLTKEALENAKYEKLRKSRGFLDTEAPQYYFETNVDYFQTQWENLRKDHKEEVDAVKLDFKTEHDFIGPILQWVIMIALFIGLWMFIMRRMSGGGAGGPGQIFSIGKSRAQLFDKNTKVNITFKDVAGLDEAKVEVMEIVDFLKSPKKYTNLGGKIPKGALLVGPPGTGKTLMAKAVAGEAGVPFFSLSGSDFVEMFVGVGASRVRDLFKQAKEKAPCIIFIDEIDAIGRARGKNLVSGGNDERENTLNQLLTEMDGFGTDSGVIILAATNRPDILDSALLRPGRFDRQISIDKPDLIGREQIFKVHLKPVKIANDVDAKKLAAQTPGFAGAEIANVCNEAALIAARKNKPAVEMQDFQDAIDRVIGGLEKKNKLISPEEKRIVAYHEAGHAIAGWFLEHADPLVKVSIVPRGIAALGYAQYLPKEQFLYRTNQLLDSMCMALGGRASEEVFFNEISTGAQNDLERVTKMAYNMVTIYGMSAKVGQVSFYDPTGEYAYQKPYSDTTAQLIDEEVRQIIESAYQKVKQLLTEKKKEIEILAEELLKKEILFQSDLEVLIGKRPFNTKTTYESYMDGDHMVTTSENEKEIEHHTNLVQNDSEITNKDNGVSEENSIVSDENNHEEQ; this comes from the coding sequence ATGGAACTCAATCAAAACGAAAATACAAATCCCAATGATAAAAAATCTGGAGGATTAGGACCTAAAAAACCGGCACAACCTAAGTTTAATGCCTATTGGATTTATGCTCTATTGATAATTGGCATTCTGATTATGCAGCTTATGCCTCGTGATAGCGGAGTACAATCTTCATGGGATGATTTAAAGAAGATGGTTGAAGCTCGCGATGTGCGAATGGTGCAAATTGTTAATGACAGAATCGTTAAAGTTTATTTAACGAAGGAAGCATTAGAAAATGCAAAATACGAGAAGTTGAGAAAGTCGAGAGGGTTCTTGGATACAGAAGCTCCTCAATATTACTTTGAAACAAATGTAGATTATTTTCAAACCCAATGGGAGAATCTAAGAAAGGATCATAAAGAGGAAGTGGATGCGGTTAAATTAGATTTTAAAACCGAACACGATTTTATAGGACCAATTTTACAATGGGTAATTATGATTGCCCTCTTTATCGGATTGTGGATGTTTATCATGCGTAGGATGTCAGGAGGTGGTGCCGGAGGACCAGGCCAAATTTTCTCAATAGGAAAATCGCGTGCACAGCTTTTTGATAAGAATACGAAGGTCAATATCACTTTTAAAGATGTAGCTGGTTTGGATGAGGCGAAAGTTGAGGTAATGGAAATCGTAGATTTTCTAAAAAGTCCAAAAAAATACACCAATTTAGGAGGTAAAATTCCTAAAGGAGCATTGTTAGTAGGACCTCCCGGTACAGGAAAGACTTTGATGGCAAAAGCAGTTGCAGGCGAGGCAGGAGTTCCTTTCTTTTCATTATCAGGTTCGGACTTTGTTGAAATGTTTGTGGGAGTAGGAGCAAGCCGAGTACGTGATTTATTTAAACAAGCGAAAGAGAAAGCACCTTGTATTATTTTCATTGATGAAATTGACGCAATAGGTAGAGCCAGAGGGAAAAACTTGGTAAGTGGAGGAAATGATGAAAGAGAAAATACTTTAAATCAGTTGCTAACAGAAATGGATGGCTTTGGTACAGACAGCGGTGTTATTATTCTTGCTGCAACCAACAGACCCGATATATTGGATTCTGCACTCTTACGTCCCGGTCGTTTCGACAGACAGATTTCAATAGATAAACCTGATTTAATAGGTCGGGAGCAGATTTTTAAAGTACATCTTAAACCGGTGAAAATTGCCAATGATGTGGATGCAAAGAAATTGGCAGCACAAACTCCCGGTTTTGCAGGTGCTGAAATAGCGAATGTTTGTAATGAAGCGGCTCTAATAGCTGCCCGTAAGAATAAACCTGCTGTTGAGATGCAAGATTTTCAAGATGCTATTGATAGGGTTATTGGTGGTTTAGAGAAGAAGAATAAGCTCATCAGTCCTGAAGAAAAAAGGATTGTTGCATACCATGAAGCCGGACATGCGATTGCAGGCTGGTTTTTAGAGCACGCAGATCCGCTTGTCAAAGTTTCAATAGTGCCACGAGGAATTGCTGCACTTGGATATGCGCAATATCTGCCCAAAGAACAATTCTTGTACAGAACCAATCAATTGTTAGATTCTATGTGTATGGCACTGGGTGGACGCGCTTCAGAAGAAGTATTCTTTAATGAGATTTCGACCGGTGCGCAAAATGACCTTGAGCGTGTAACAAAAATGGCTTATAATATGGTTACTATTTATGGTATGAGTGCCAAAGTGGGACAAGTTTCCTTTTATGACCCTACAGGTGAATACGCTTATCAAAAACCATATTCAGACACTACAGCCCAACTTATAGATGAAGAAGTAAGACAAATAATTGAAAGTGCTTATCAAAAAGTAAAGCAGTTGCTTACTGAAAAGAAAAAGGAAATAGAAATATTGGCTGAGGAGTTGTTGAAGAAAGAGATTCTTTTCCAATCAGATTTAGAGGTTTTGATAGGAAAACGCCCTTTTAACACAAAGACTACGTATGAAAGCTATATGGATGGAGATCATATGGTAACAACTTCAGAAAACGAGAAAGAAATTGAGCATCATACAAACCTGGTTCAAAATGATTCAGAAATTACAAATAAAGACAATGGAGTTTCTGAAGAAAACAGTATTGTTTCTGATGAAAACAACCATGAAGAACAGTAG
- the prmC gene encoding peptide chain release factor N(5)-glutamine methyltransferase codes for MTHSWLELYDLACSQLKHLEDNVAISKRLIEEMSGMSLTKIRLKEIQPNPQQEKEFNITLKRLQTGEPLQYVLGYEYFLGMKLNVNSSVLIPRPETEELVLLTKKLFNNTQPSKAIDFCTGSGCIALGLKNIFPQATIWATDISKKALSTALTNALQNFGTNHAIKFIEHDLLNQAQLPHEPLFDLIVSNPPYITREETSTISPNVLEFEPHLALFAEGDDSLIYYRALLLMAKKNLASQGKMICEINPMYATSLQHIGDEAQFHSEIIQDIIGKNRFWLIKHKV; via the coding sequence ATGACACATAGCTGGTTAGAACTATACGACTTAGCTTGTTCTCAATTAAAACATTTAGAGGATAATGTTGCTATTTCTAAGAGATTAATTGAAGAAATGAGCGGGATGAGTTTAACCAAGATTCGTCTTAAAGAAATACAGCCCAACCCTCAACAAGAGAAAGAGTTTAACATCACACTCAAGCGACTGCAAACCGGTGAGCCCTTGCAATATGTTTTAGGTTATGAGTATTTTTTAGGAATGAAACTCAATGTTAACTCTTCTGTGCTTATTCCACGTCCCGAAACAGAAGAACTCGTACTTTTGACAAAGAAACTATTTAATAATACACAACCTTCCAAAGCAATAGATTTTTGTACCGGCAGTGGATGCATTGCGCTGGGTTTAAAAAATATTTTTCCTCAGGCGACAATTTGGGCAACCGATATTAGCAAAAAAGCACTTAGTACCGCATTAACAAACGCACTTCAAAACTTTGGAACTAATCATGCCATTAAATTCATTGAACATGATTTACTCAACCAAGCACAGTTACCACATGAGCCATTATTTGATTTAATTGTATCTAATCCCCCTTATATCACAAGAGAAGAAACATCAACAATATCTCCCAATGTCCTTGAATTTGAGCCACATTTAGCTTTGTTTGCCGAAGGCGATGATTCGCTGATTTATTATCGTGCATTATTGTTGATGGCAAAAAAAAATCTTGCTTCACAAGGCAAGATGATATGCGAAATCAATCCTATGTATGCAACATCTTTGCAACATATAGGCGATGAAGCACAATTTCATTCAGAAATTATTCAAGATATAATTGGCAAGAACAGATTTTGGCTAATTAAACATAAAGTGTAA
- the feoB gene encoding ferrous iron transport protein B, with protein MEADTPRILLAGNPNCGKTSIFNILAGLNQKVTNIPGTTVEKVSGTIKVNNKSYTLVDLPGAYSLFPKSEDELVAANEILNAKNDMIVFVADATRLESNLFYFSQIADLGIPIMLALNMVDLAQSKGIQIDIDALSQRLGVLVVPISALKSTGIDTLKNTIHKVVFPNQTPFYASFDNSGIAYPEFVEQQMLSNQEHLDENRKIDAGKRQRMIAEIIKTSVTRLPYKKRLVEKLDQLLIHPIWGIVIMLAVMTVIFQSVFMLAELPMQGIEWIFIKVGGFIKNALAPGFFNDMVVEGIISGLAGVVVFVPQIVILFFFIGLLEETGYITRISFLSDHFMRKFGLSGKSVIPMTGGLACAIPSIMAARTIENRAERLATIFIIPLMTCSARLPVYTLLISMLVPEDSYVWLFNTRGLVLMGMYLLGFVSALLFALIFRLFIKAKANHFFVLEMPELRPPRWRPLFYMLYRKSMMFLSGAGKVILIVSLILFLLKSFGPAGQMQQIKEQYATEYGNSLSPEIEQQQNAELLEASWIGKIGKIIEPAIKPLGYDWKIGIALTTSFAAREVFVGTMSAIYGLADDDEGVGLREMLQKQKDPTTGLSIYTFPVLISLLLFYAIALQCASTVAVVYKETKSIKYTLIQLVSMYGAAYFVCMAAYNLLS; from the coding sequence TTGGAAGCAGATACCCCAAGAATATTACTTGCAGGAAACCCAAATTGTGGTAAGACATCTATTTTCAACATACTTGCAGGCTTAAATCAGAAAGTTACCAATATTCCGGGTACTACGGTTGAGAAAGTTTCCGGAACTATCAAAGTCAATAACAAGTCCTATACACTGGTAGATTTACCCGGAGCATACAGTCTTTTTCCTAAGTCAGAAGATGAACTTGTGGCTGCTAATGAAATTCTGAATGCAAAGAATGATATGATAGTCTTTGTTGCAGATGCAACAAGATTAGAAAGCAACCTTTTTTATTTTTCTCAAATTGCTGATTTAGGAATCCCCATAATGTTGGCACTCAATATGGTGGATTTGGCTCAAAGCAAAGGAATTCAAATAGATATTGACGCGTTGTCGCAAAGACTGGGAGTGTTGGTTGTTCCAATCAGTGCACTCAAATCAACCGGTATTGACACATTAAAGAACACTATCCATAAAGTTGTCTTTCCTAATCAAACCCCGTTCTATGCAAGTTTTGACAATTCAGGAATAGCATACCCGGAGTTTGTGGAACAGCAAATGTTGAGTAACCAAGAACATCTTGATGAAAACCGTAAGATAGATGCCGGAAAAAGGCAAAGAATGATTGCTGAAATAATTAAAACATCAGTAACTCGCCTACCCTATAAAAAAAGATTGGTTGAAAAATTAGACCAACTCCTGATACATCCAATCTGGGGCATAGTAATAATGTTAGCAGTAATGACAGTGATCTTCCAATCGGTATTTATGTTAGCAGAACTTCCAATGCAAGGAATAGAATGGATTTTCATTAAGGTAGGAGGGTTCATCAAAAATGCTTTAGCACCCGGTTTCTTTAATGACATGGTTGTAGAAGGCATCATATCAGGATTAGCCGGTGTGGTAGTCTTTGTTCCGCAAATAGTAATATTATTTTTCTTCATAGGGCTTTTAGAAGAAACAGGATATATCACCAGAATCAGTTTCTTATCAGACCATTTCATGCGCAAATTTGGATTGAGTGGAAAATCAGTCATTCCAATGACCGGAGGATTAGCATGTGCAATTCCTTCCATCATGGCAGCACGCACTATTGAAAACAGAGCCGAAAGACTTGCTACTATTTTTATTATTCCCTTAATGACATGTTCTGCTCGCTTACCGGTTTATACGTTACTGATTTCTATGTTAGTCCCGGAAGACAGTTATGTATGGCTATTTAACACACGCGGCTTAGTTTTGATGGGCATGTATTTATTGGGATTTGTGTCTGCATTATTATTTGCGTTGATTTTCAGACTCTTTATTAAAGCAAAAGCGAATCACTTTTTTGTTTTAGAAATGCCTGAATTGCGTCCACCACGCTGGAGACCGTTGTTCTATATGCTCTATCGAAAAAGCATGATGTTTTTAAGCGGAGCCGGAAAAGTTATTTTGATTGTCTCGCTCATTCTATTCTTATTAAAAAGCTTTGGACCTGCCGGTCAAATGCAACAAATTAAAGAACAGTATGCAACTGAATATGGAAACTCACTCAGTCCCGAAATTGAGCAACAACAAAATGCAGAGCTGCTCGAAGCCTCTTGGATTGGCAAAATCGGAAAGATAATTGAACCTGCTATCAAACCATTGGGATACGACTGGAAAATTGGGATTGCACTCACAACATCCTTTGCTGCAAGGGAGGTCTTTGTCGGCACTATGTCTGCAATATACGGCTTAGCTGATGATGATGAAGGCGTAGGGTTACGTGAAATGTTACAAAAACAAAAAGACCCAACAACAGGGCTTTCCATATACACATTCCCTGTATTAATTTCTTTGCTATTATTCTATGCTATTGCGCTCCAATGTGCGAGTACTGTTGCAGTTGTATATAAAGAGACTAAAAGTATTAAATACACTCTTATTCAGTTGGTATCAATGTATGGAGCTGCTTATTTTGTGTGCATGGCAGCATACAATTTATTGAGTTAA
- a CDS encoding ferrous iron transport protein A: MAKALCELKKGEKATLKCVNNPQLELKMLEFGFVKGTTLTVTGCAPFGDPAIIECTCTKLILRKSETSQIMVEPQV, from the coding sequence ATGGCAAAAGCGCTGTGCGAACTAAAAAAGGGTGAAAAAGCCACACTTAAGTGCGTGAACAATCCTCAACTTGAACTCAAAATGCTTGAGTTTGGATTTGTCAAAGGTACAACTCTTACTGTAACAGGTTGTGCGCCCTTTGGCGACCCTGCGATCATTGAATGTACATGCACTAAATTAATTCTTCGCAAGAGCGAAACTTCTCAAATCATGGTTGAACCCCAAGTATAA